The following are encoded together in the Solenopsis invicta isolate M01_SB chromosome 14, UNIL_Sinv_3.0, whole genome shotgun sequence genome:
- the LOC105207809 gene encoding protein alan shepard isoform X5, translating to MSVRMENVAARKINYKMMNTNGPRPTYVGANNGNAGGAGGGGGGGGGGSGGGGAANAGVGVGPAAGAGSGGGGGGGGGGGGGGHGLKGNTGGGPRGGNPVQYRASGGGGGGGGAAAWSTAPSHAAAAAAAAAAAAYPPYTRYPSAAAAAAAAAAVGGGPQQLPASANPFVTATYAQHATYGGQRVPTASSPANTNSSSSSATGSQSGTMSTNLSNNAMQGQQAEQLSKTNLYIRGLNQNTTDKDLVNMCSQYGTITSTKAILDKNTNKCKGYGFVDFESPMAAEGAVKALVAKGIQAQMAKIEQQEQDPTNLYIANLPLTFKENDVEALLAQYGQVISTRILRDTSGQSKGVGFARMESKEKCEQIIQMFNGKALTGAKDPLLVKFADGGNKKKSLFKSTIWRETGENMTLNYDTSGVGQNGVATTHMLPATALTQYSRHYSQALPGYSVPGTPWVAPYLVHPSPPHMQQVDMIPSADPSNPQYSMIPQLTTQMSTLHLGTGSYIASPHPYPYTTYPAPSIIHTMPLGDSEQTSNAASPDDSYQQYQAQQPK from the exons AATACGAATGGACCGAGGCCGACGTACGTGGGCGCCAACAACGGTAACGCCGGCGGCGCCGGCGGTGGCggaggtggcggcggcggtggcagcggcggcggcggagccGCTAACGCGGGCGTCGGTGTGGGACCCGCGGCCGGTGCGGGaagcggtggtggcggcggcggtggcggcggcggcggtggcggtgggcACGGATTGAAGGGCAACACGGGCGGTGGACCGCGCGGCGGCAACCCGGTGCAGTACCGCgcgagcggcggcggtggcggcggaggCGGCGCGGCCGCCTGGAGCACGGCACCGTCTCACGCGGCCGCAGCCGCGGCCGCAGCGGCGGCGGCCGCGTATCCGCCTTACACGCGCTATCcgagcgcggcggcggcggcagcggcagccgCCGCGGTCGGCGGTGGTCCTCAGCAGCTACCGGCGTCCGCGAATCCCTTCGTCACCGCCACGTACGCGCAGCACGCGACG TACGGTGGACAGCGGGTGCCTACAGCTTCCTCCCCGGCAAACACTAATAGCAGTTCTAGTAGTGCCACCGGCAGTCAAAGCGGAACGATGAGCACGAATCTCAGCAACAATGCTATGCAGGGTCAGCAAGCGGAGCAGCTGTCTAAAACGAATCTATACATCCGTGGCCTCAACCAAAATACGACTGACAAAGACCTCGTTAACATGTGTTCTCA GTACGGAACTATAACTTCTACCAAGGCGATTTTAgacaaaaatacaaacaaatgtAAAG GTTACGGATTTGTAGACTTCGAGTCACCGATGGCGGCAGAGGGTGCTGTGAAAGCACTGGTCGCCAAGGGCATCCAAGCGCAGATGGCGAAA ATTGAA CAACAGGAGCAGGACCCCACCAATCTGTACATCGCCAACTTGCCGCTGACCTTCAAAGAGAACGACGTCGAGGCATTACTCGCTCAATACGGACAAGTTATCTCTACCCGCATACTGCGCGATACTTCCGGCCAGAGCAAAGGAGTTGGATTTGCAAG AATGGAATCAAAGGAAAAGTGTGAACAAATCATCCAAATGTTTAATGGAAAGGCACTAACAGGCGCAAAGGATCCATTATTAGTTAAGTTCGCCGATGGCGGAAATAAAAAGAAGTCATTGTTCAAGAGTACAATATGGAGAGAAACTGGAGAA AATATGACTTTGAACTACGACACGAGTGGCGTTGGTCAGAATGGCGTTGCTACGACTCATATGCTTCCTGCGACGGCTCTAACACAATACAGTCGTCACTACAGTCAGGCATTGCCTGGCTACAGTGTGCCAGGCACTCCCTGGGTGGCTCCTTACCTCGTGCACCCTTCCCCGCCACATATGCAACAGGTTGAC aTGATACCATCGGCCGATCCTAGTAATCCACAGTACAGTATGATTCCTCAGCTTACCACGCAAATGTCTACCTTGCATCTCGGCACTGGTTCC tacataGCGAGCCCGCATCCCTATCCTTATACGACTTATCCCGCTCCTAGCATTATTCACACCATGCCACTGGGCGATTCGGAGCAGACGAGTAATGCAGCGTCCCCCGACGACTCCTATCAGCAGTACCAGGCTCAGCAGCCTAAGTAG
- the LOC105207809 gene encoding protein alan shepard isoform X4, with protein sequence MSVRMENVAARKINYKMMNTNGPRPTYVGANNGNAGGAGGGGGGGGGGSGGGGAANAGVGVGPAAGAGSGGGGGGGGGGGGGGHGLKGNTGGGPRGGNPVQYRASGGGGGGGGAAAWSTAPSHAAAAAAAAAAAAYPPYTRYPSAAAAAAAAAAVGGGPQQLPASANPFVTATYAQHATYGGQRVPTASSPANTNSSSSSATGSQSGTMSTNLSNNAMQGQQAEQLSKTNLYIRGLNQNTTDKDLVNMCSQYGTITSTKAILDKNTNKCKGYGFVDFESPMAAEGAVKALVAKGIQAQMAKVGIWLLRRLDSQQEQDPTNLYIANLPLTFKENDVEALLAQYGQVISTRILRDTSGQSKGVGFARMESKEKCEQIIQMFNGKALTGAKDPLLVKFADGGNKKKSLFKSTIWRETGENMTLNYDTSGVGQNGVATTHMLPATALTQYSRHYSQALPGYSVPGTPWVAPYLVHPSPPHMQQVDMIPSADPSNPQYSMIPQLTTQMSTLHLGTGSYIASPHPYPYTTYPAPSIIHTMPLGDSEQTSNAASPDDSYQQYQAQQPK encoded by the exons AATACGAATGGACCGAGGCCGACGTACGTGGGCGCCAACAACGGTAACGCCGGCGGCGCCGGCGGTGGCggaggtggcggcggcggtggcagcggcggcggcggagccGCTAACGCGGGCGTCGGTGTGGGACCCGCGGCCGGTGCGGGaagcggtggtggcggcggcggtggcggcggcggcggtggcggtgggcACGGATTGAAGGGCAACACGGGCGGTGGACCGCGCGGCGGCAACCCGGTGCAGTACCGCgcgagcggcggcggtggcggcggaggCGGCGCGGCCGCCTGGAGCACGGCACCGTCTCACGCGGCCGCAGCCGCGGCCGCAGCGGCGGCGGCCGCGTATCCGCCTTACACGCGCTATCcgagcgcggcggcggcggcagcggcagccgCCGCGGTCGGCGGTGGTCCTCAGCAGCTACCGGCGTCCGCGAATCCCTTCGTCACCGCCACGTACGCGCAGCACGCGACG TACGGTGGACAGCGGGTGCCTACAGCTTCCTCCCCGGCAAACACTAATAGCAGTTCTAGTAGTGCCACCGGCAGTCAAAGCGGAACGATGAGCACGAATCTCAGCAACAATGCTATGCAGGGTCAGCAAGCGGAGCAGCTGTCTAAAACGAATCTATACATCCGTGGCCTCAACCAAAATACGACTGACAAAGACCTCGTTAACATGTGTTCTCA GTACGGAACTATAACTTCTACCAAGGCGATTTTAgacaaaaatacaaacaaatgtAAAG GTTACGGATTTGTAGACTTCGAGTCACCGATGGCGGCAGAGGGTGCTGTGAAAGCACTGGTCGCCAAGGGCATCCAAGCGCAGATGGCGAAAGTGGGTATCTGGTTGCTCCGTAGACTGGACAGT CAACAGGAGCAGGACCCCACCAATCTGTACATCGCCAACTTGCCGCTGACCTTCAAAGAGAACGACGTCGAGGCATTACTCGCTCAATACGGACAAGTTATCTCTACCCGCATACTGCGCGATACTTCCGGCCAGAGCAAAGGAGTTGGATTTGCAAG AATGGAATCAAAGGAAAAGTGTGAACAAATCATCCAAATGTTTAATGGAAAGGCACTAACAGGCGCAAAGGATCCATTATTAGTTAAGTTCGCCGATGGCGGAAATAAAAAGAAGTCATTGTTCAAGAGTACAATATGGAGAGAAACTGGAGAA AATATGACTTTGAACTACGACACGAGTGGCGTTGGTCAGAATGGCGTTGCTACGACTCATATGCTTCCTGCGACGGCTCTAACACAATACAGTCGTCACTACAGTCAGGCATTGCCTGGCTACAGTGTGCCAGGCACTCCCTGGGTGGCTCCTTACCTCGTGCACCCTTCCCCGCCACATATGCAACAGGTTGAC aTGATACCATCGGCCGATCCTAGTAATCCACAGTACAGTATGATTCCTCAGCTTACCACGCAAATGTCTACCTTGCATCTCGGCACTGGTTCC tacataGCGAGCCCGCATCCCTATCCTTATACGACTTATCCCGCTCCTAGCATTATTCACACCATGCCACTGGGCGATTCGGAGCAGACGAGTAATGCAGCGTCCCCCGACGACTCCTATCAGCAGTACCAGGCTCAGCAGCCTAAGTAG
- the LOC105207809 gene encoding protein alan shepard isoform X1, whose product MSVRMENVAARKINYKMMNTNGPRPTYVGANNGNAGGAGGGGGGGGGGSGGGGAANAGVGVGPAAGAGSGGGGGGGGGGGGGGHGLKGNTGGGPRGGNPVQYRASGGGGGGGGAAAWSTAPSHAAAAAAAAAAAAYPPYTRYPSAAAAAAAAAAVGGGPQQLPASANPFVTATYAQHATYGGQRVPTASSPANTNSSSSSATGSQSGTMSTNLSNNAMQGQQAEQLSKTNLYIRGLNQNTTDKDLVNMCSQYGTITSTKAILDKNTNKCKGYGFVDFESPMAAEGAVKALVAKGIQAQMAKVGIWLLRRLDSVRGCACKYRQQEQDPTNLYIANLPLTFKENDVEALLAQYGQVISTRILRDTSGQSKGVGFARMESKEKCEQIIQMFNGKALTGAKDPLLVKFADGGNKKKSLFKSTIWRETGENMTLNYDTSGVGQNGVATTHMLPATALTQYSRHYSQALPGYSVPGTPWVAPYLVHPSPPHMQQVDMIPSADPSNPQYSMIPQLTTQMSTLHLGTGSYIASPHPYPYTTYPAPSIIHTMPLGDSEQTSNAASPDDSYQQYQAQQPK is encoded by the exons AATACGAATGGACCGAGGCCGACGTACGTGGGCGCCAACAACGGTAACGCCGGCGGCGCCGGCGGTGGCggaggtggcggcggcggtggcagcggcggcggcggagccGCTAACGCGGGCGTCGGTGTGGGACCCGCGGCCGGTGCGGGaagcggtggtggcggcggcggtggcggcggcggcggtggcggtgggcACGGATTGAAGGGCAACACGGGCGGTGGACCGCGCGGCGGCAACCCGGTGCAGTACCGCgcgagcggcggcggtggcggcggaggCGGCGCGGCCGCCTGGAGCACGGCACCGTCTCACGCGGCCGCAGCCGCGGCCGCAGCGGCGGCGGCCGCGTATCCGCCTTACACGCGCTATCcgagcgcggcggcggcggcagcggcagccgCCGCGGTCGGCGGTGGTCCTCAGCAGCTACCGGCGTCCGCGAATCCCTTCGTCACCGCCACGTACGCGCAGCACGCGACG TACGGTGGACAGCGGGTGCCTACAGCTTCCTCCCCGGCAAACACTAATAGCAGTTCTAGTAGTGCCACCGGCAGTCAAAGCGGAACGATGAGCACGAATCTCAGCAACAATGCTATGCAGGGTCAGCAAGCGGAGCAGCTGTCTAAAACGAATCTATACATCCGTGGCCTCAACCAAAATACGACTGACAAAGACCTCGTTAACATGTGTTCTCA GTACGGAACTATAACTTCTACCAAGGCGATTTTAgacaaaaatacaaacaaatgtAAAG GTTACGGATTTGTAGACTTCGAGTCACCGATGGCGGCAGAGGGTGCTGTGAAAGCACTGGTCGCCAAGGGCATCCAAGCGCAGATGGCGAAAGTGGGTATCTGGTTGCTCCGTAGACTGGACAGTGTACGTGGTTGTGCATGCAAGTACAGA CAACAGGAGCAGGACCCCACCAATCTGTACATCGCCAACTTGCCGCTGACCTTCAAAGAGAACGACGTCGAGGCATTACTCGCTCAATACGGACAAGTTATCTCTACCCGCATACTGCGCGATACTTCCGGCCAGAGCAAAGGAGTTGGATTTGCAAG AATGGAATCAAAGGAAAAGTGTGAACAAATCATCCAAATGTTTAATGGAAAGGCACTAACAGGCGCAAAGGATCCATTATTAGTTAAGTTCGCCGATGGCGGAAATAAAAAGAAGTCATTGTTCAAGAGTACAATATGGAGAGAAACTGGAGAA AATATGACTTTGAACTACGACACGAGTGGCGTTGGTCAGAATGGCGTTGCTACGACTCATATGCTTCCTGCGACGGCTCTAACACAATACAGTCGTCACTACAGTCAGGCATTGCCTGGCTACAGTGTGCCAGGCACTCCCTGGGTGGCTCCTTACCTCGTGCACCCTTCCCCGCCACATATGCAACAGGTTGAC aTGATACCATCGGCCGATCCTAGTAATCCACAGTACAGTATGATTCCTCAGCTTACCACGCAAATGTCTACCTTGCATCTCGGCACTGGTTCC tacataGCGAGCCCGCATCCCTATCCTTATACGACTTATCCCGCTCCTAGCATTATTCACACCATGCCACTGGGCGATTCGGAGCAGACGAGTAATGCAGCGTCCCCCGACGACTCCTATCAGCAGTACCAGGCTCAGCAGCCTAAGTAG
- the LOC105207809 gene encoding protein alan shepard isoform X3, with protein sequence MSVRMENVAARKINYKMMNTNGPRPTYVGANNGNAGGAGGGGGGGGGGSGGGGAANAGVGVGPAAGAGSGGGGGGGGGGGGGGHGLKGNTGGGPRGGNPVQYRASGGGGGGGGAAAWSTAPSHAAAAAAAAAAAAYPPYTRYPSAAAAAAAAAAVGGGPQQLPASANPFVTATYAQHATYGGQRVPTASSPANTNSSSSSATGSQSGTMSTNLSNNAMQGQQAEQLSKTNLYIRGLNQNTTDKDLVNMCSQYGTITSTKAILDKNTNKCKGYGFVDFESPMAAEGAVKALVAKGIQAQMAKVGIWLLRRLDSVRGCACKYRQQEQDPTNLYIANLPLTFKENDVEALLAQYGQVISTRILRDTSGQSKGVGFARMESKEKCEQIIQMFNGKALTGAKDPLLVKFADGGNKKKSLFKSTIWRETGENMTLNYDTSGVGQNGVATTHMLPATALTQYSRHYSQALPGYSVPGTPWVAPYLVHPSPPHMQQMIPSADPSNPQYSMIPQLTTQMSTLHLGTGSYIASPHPYPYTTYPAPSIIHTMPLGDSEQTSNAASPDDSYQQYQAQQPK encoded by the exons AATACGAATGGACCGAGGCCGACGTACGTGGGCGCCAACAACGGTAACGCCGGCGGCGCCGGCGGTGGCggaggtggcggcggcggtggcagcggcggcggcggagccGCTAACGCGGGCGTCGGTGTGGGACCCGCGGCCGGTGCGGGaagcggtggtggcggcggcggtggcggcggcggcggtggcggtgggcACGGATTGAAGGGCAACACGGGCGGTGGACCGCGCGGCGGCAACCCGGTGCAGTACCGCgcgagcggcggcggtggcggcggaggCGGCGCGGCCGCCTGGAGCACGGCACCGTCTCACGCGGCCGCAGCCGCGGCCGCAGCGGCGGCGGCCGCGTATCCGCCTTACACGCGCTATCcgagcgcggcggcggcggcagcggcagccgCCGCGGTCGGCGGTGGTCCTCAGCAGCTACCGGCGTCCGCGAATCCCTTCGTCACCGCCACGTACGCGCAGCACGCGACG TACGGTGGACAGCGGGTGCCTACAGCTTCCTCCCCGGCAAACACTAATAGCAGTTCTAGTAGTGCCACCGGCAGTCAAAGCGGAACGATGAGCACGAATCTCAGCAACAATGCTATGCAGGGTCAGCAAGCGGAGCAGCTGTCTAAAACGAATCTATACATCCGTGGCCTCAACCAAAATACGACTGACAAAGACCTCGTTAACATGTGTTCTCA GTACGGAACTATAACTTCTACCAAGGCGATTTTAgacaaaaatacaaacaaatgtAAAG GTTACGGATTTGTAGACTTCGAGTCACCGATGGCGGCAGAGGGTGCTGTGAAAGCACTGGTCGCCAAGGGCATCCAAGCGCAGATGGCGAAAGTGGGTATCTGGTTGCTCCGTAGACTGGACAGTGTACGTGGTTGTGCATGCAAGTACAGA CAACAGGAGCAGGACCCCACCAATCTGTACATCGCCAACTTGCCGCTGACCTTCAAAGAGAACGACGTCGAGGCATTACTCGCTCAATACGGACAAGTTATCTCTACCCGCATACTGCGCGATACTTCCGGCCAGAGCAAAGGAGTTGGATTTGCAAG AATGGAATCAAAGGAAAAGTGTGAACAAATCATCCAAATGTTTAATGGAAAGGCACTAACAGGCGCAAAGGATCCATTATTAGTTAAGTTCGCCGATGGCGGAAATAAAAAGAAGTCATTGTTCAAGAGTACAATATGGAGAGAAACTGGAGAA AATATGACTTTGAACTACGACACGAGTGGCGTTGGTCAGAATGGCGTTGCTACGACTCATATGCTTCCTGCGACGGCTCTAACACAATACAGTCGTCACTACAGTCAGGCATTGCCTGGCTACAGTGTGCCAGGCACTCCCTGGGTGGCTCCTTACCTCGTGCACCCTTCCCCGCCACATATGCAACAG aTGATACCATCGGCCGATCCTAGTAATCCACAGTACAGTATGATTCCTCAGCTTACCACGCAAATGTCTACCTTGCATCTCGGCACTGGTTCC tacataGCGAGCCCGCATCCCTATCCTTATACGACTTATCCCGCTCCTAGCATTATTCACACCATGCCACTGGGCGATTCGGAGCAGACGAGTAATGCAGCGTCCCCCGACGACTCCTATCAGCAGTACCAGGCTCAGCAGCCTAAGTAG
- the LOC105207809 gene encoding protein alan shepard isoform X2, with protein MSVRMENVAARKINYKMMNTNGPRPTYVGANNGNAGGAGGGGGGGGGGSGGGGAANAGVGVGPAAGAGSGGGGGGGGGGGGGGHGLKGNTGGGPRGGNPVQYRASGGGGGGGGAAAWSTAPSHAAAAAAAAAAAAYPPYTRYPSAAAAAAAAAAVGGGPQQLPASANPFVTATYAQHATYGGQRVPTASSPANTNSSSSSATGSQSGTMSTNLSNNAMQGQQAEQLSKTNLYIRGLNQNTTDKDLVNMCSQYGTITSTKAILDKNTNKCKGYGFVDFESPMAAEGAVKALVAKGIQAQMAKVDKCIREPVVRFRKYGTSRSQQEQDPTNLYIANLPLTFKENDVEALLAQYGQVISTRILRDTSGQSKGVGFARMESKEKCEQIIQMFNGKALTGAKDPLLVKFADGGNKKKSLFKSTIWRETGENMTLNYDTSGVGQNGVATTHMLPATALTQYSRHYSQALPGYSVPGTPWVAPYLVHPSPPHMQQVDMIPSADPSNPQYSMIPQLTTQMSTLHLGTGSYIASPHPYPYTTYPAPSIIHTMPLGDSEQTSNAASPDDSYQQYQAQQPK; from the exons AATACGAATGGACCGAGGCCGACGTACGTGGGCGCCAACAACGGTAACGCCGGCGGCGCCGGCGGTGGCggaggtggcggcggcggtggcagcggcggcggcggagccGCTAACGCGGGCGTCGGTGTGGGACCCGCGGCCGGTGCGGGaagcggtggtggcggcggcggtggcggcggcggcggtggcggtgggcACGGATTGAAGGGCAACACGGGCGGTGGACCGCGCGGCGGCAACCCGGTGCAGTACCGCgcgagcggcggcggtggcggcggaggCGGCGCGGCCGCCTGGAGCACGGCACCGTCTCACGCGGCCGCAGCCGCGGCCGCAGCGGCGGCGGCCGCGTATCCGCCTTACACGCGCTATCcgagcgcggcggcggcggcagcggcagccgCCGCGGTCGGCGGTGGTCCTCAGCAGCTACCGGCGTCCGCGAATCCCTTCGTCACCGCCACGTACGCGCAGCACGCGACG TACGGTGGACAGCGGGTGCCTACAGCTTCCTCCCCGGCAAACACTAATAGCAGTTCTAGTAGTGCCACCGGCAGTCAAAGCGGAACGATGAGCACGAATCTCAGCAACAATGCTATGCAGGGTCAGCAAGCGGAGCAGCTGTCTAAAACGAATCTATACATCCGTGGCCTCAACCAAAATACGACTGACAAAGACCTCGTTAACATGTGTTCTCA GTACGGAACTATAACTTCTACCAAGGCGATTTTAgacaaaaatacaaacaaatgtAAAG GTTACGGATTTGTAGACTTCGAGTCACCGATGGCGGCAGAGGGTGCTGTGAAAGCACTGGTCGCCAAGGGCATCCAAGCGCAGATGGCGAAA GTTGACAAGTGCATTCGGGAGCCGGTCGTAAGATTCAGAAAGTACGGGACTTCACGTTCG CAACAGGAGCAGGACCCCACCAATCTGTACATCGCCAACTTGCCGCTGACCTTCAAAGAGAACGACGTCGAGGCATTACTCGCTCAATACGGACAAGTTATCTCTACCCGCATACTGCGCGATACTTCCGGCCAGAGCAAAGGAGTTGGATTTGCAAG AATGGAATCAAAGGAAAAGTGTGAACAAATCATCCAAATGTTTAATGGAAAGGCACTAACAGGCGCAAAGGATCCATTATTAGTTAAGTTCGCCGATGGCGGAAATAAAAAGAAGTCATTGTTCAAGAGTACAATATGGAGAGAAACTGGAGAA AATATGACTTTGAACTACGACACGAGTGGCGTTGGTCAGAATGGCGTTGCTACGACTCATATGCTTCCTGCGACGGCTCTAACACAATACAGTCGTCACTACAGTCAGGCATTGCCTGGCTACAGTGTGCCAGGCACTCCCTGGGTGGCTCCTTACCTCGTGCACCCTTCCCCGCCACATATGCAACAGGTTGAC aTGATACCATCGGCCGATCCTAGTAATCCACAGTACAGTATGATTCCTCAGCTTACCACGCAAATGTCTACCTTGCATCTCGGCACTGGTTCC tacataGCGAGCCCGCATCCCTATCCTTATACGACTTATCCCGCTCCTAGCATTATTCACACCATGCCACTGGGCGATTCGGAGCAGACGAGTAATGCAGCGTCCCCCGACGACTCCTATCAGCAGTACCAGGCTCAGCAGCCTAAGTAG
- the LOC105207809 gene encoding protein alan shepard isoform X7 — MSTNLSNNAMQGQQAEQLSKTNLYIRGLNQNTTDKDLVNMCSQYGTITSTKAILDKNTNKCKGYGFVDFESPMAAEGAVKALVAKGIQAQMAKVGIWLLRRLDSVRGCACKYRQQEQDPTNLYIANLPLTFKENDVEALLAQYGQVISTRILRDTSGQSKGVGFARMESKEKCEQIIQMFNGKALTGAKDPLLVKFADGGNKKKSLFKSTIWRETGENMTLNYDTSGVGQNGVATTHMLPATALTQYSRHYSQALPGYSVPGTPWVAPYLVHPSPPHMQQVDMIPSADPSNPQYSMIPQLTTQMSTLHLGTGSYIASPHPYPYTTYPAPSIIHTMPLGDSEQTSNAASPDDSYQQYQAQQPK; from the exons ATGAGCACGAATCTCAGCAACAATGCTATGCAGGGTCAGCAAGCGGAGCAGCTGTCTAAAACGAATCTATACATCCGTGGCCTCAACCAAAATACGACTGACAAAGACCTCGTTAACATGTGTTCTCA GTACGGAACTATAACTTCTACCAAGGCGATTTTAgacaaaaatacaaacaaatgtAAAG GTTACGGATTTGTAGACTTCGAGTCACCGATGGCGGCAGAGGGTGCTGTGAAAGCACTGGTCGCCAAGGGCATCCAAGCGCAGATGGCGAAAGTGGGTATCTGGTTGCTCCGTAGACTGGACAGTGTACGTGGTTGTGCATGCAAGTACAGA CAACAGGAGCAGGACCCCACCAATCTGTACATCGCCAACTTGCCGCTGACCTTCAAAGAGAACGACGTCGAGGCATTACTCGCTCAATACGGACAAGTTATCTCTACCCGCATACTGCGCGATACTTCCGGCCAGAGCAAAGGAGTTGGATTTGCAAG AATGGAATCAAAGGAAAAGTGTGAACAAATCATCCAAATGTTTAATGGAAAGGCACTAACAGGCGCAAAGGATCCATTATTAGTTAAGTTCGCCGATGGCGGAAATAAAAAGAAGTCATTGTTCAAGAGTACAATATGGAGAGAAACTGGAGAA AATATGACTTTGAACTACGACACGAGTGGCGTTGGTCAGAATGGCGTTGCTACGACTCATATGCTTCCTGCGACGGCTCTAACACAATACAGTCGTCACTACAGTCAGGCATTGCCTGGCTACAGTGTGCCAGGCACTCCCTGGGTGGCTCCTTACCTCGTGCACCCTTCCCCGCCACATATGCAACAGGTTGAC aTGATACCATCGGCCGATCCTAGTAATCCACAGTACAGTATGATTCCTCAGCTTACCACGCAAATGTCTACCTTGCATCTCGGCACTGGTTCC tacataGCGAGCCCGCATCCCTATCCTTATACGACTTATCCCGCTCCTAGCATTATTCACACCATGCCACTGGGCGATTCGGAGCAGACGAGTAATGCAGCGTCCCCCGACGACTCCTATCAGCAGTACCAGGCTCAGCAGCCTAAGTAG